In Diorhabda carinulata isolate Delta chromosome 6, icDioCari1.1, whole genome shotgun sequence, a single genomic region encodes these proteins:
- the LOC130895110 gene encoding facilitated trehalose transporter Tret1-like yields MPEDIPSNSLQNTFPDKVLSANRTTKTKKDTKFFFFVIVLALLPCITGGGRMVWTSSALIKLSSTDSNINPLGRPITTAETSLMVGLPGIIALPAAILFAKLADVIGRKRCMQVIGFGMLFSLIGLAFSNSVPLMITFLTCMSYLFSATSCVFSIYFTEICEDHNRAKFGSLLSTCLILGQLYSNAIGPFLGIRYYSLLLAAPLLPFLIFFFFAPETPMYLFAKGKKDECLQALRKLRSNKSEGELLNDFNKILGNLTLAEKHEKKNISQLFSTKESRFGFLLGVLSMLFQTISGGPILIPLIAPIFNQYNLIISGETVAVSISIVKVMSLFLTFMIIERIGRRPLLIVSSAGSGISMLLLGTFFYFLIIDSPLFDQVQWLPFPVILFYYLVYGIGLCSIPTPMISVLFTIEMRSMSSSLVFTIEHVLVASCQLVYPLLAESVGSHWCMWIFAINCFIASLILYWLMPETRGKSIDEIQHIFKNHRYSKTI; encoded by the exons ATGCCCGAAGATATACCAAGCAATAGTTTACAAAATACTTTTCCAGATAAAGTACTTTCTGCTAACAGAACTACCAAAACGAAAAAGGATACtaagttttttttcttcgtCATAGTTTTGG catTATTACCATGTATAACTGGAGGAGGTAGAATGGTATGGACATCTTCAGCTTTGATCAAATTATCATCGACTGATTCCAATATCAACCCCTTGGGAAGACCAATAACAACTGCAGAAACATCTTTGATGGTTGGATTACCTGGAATAATTGCTTTACCTGCCGCAATACTATTCGCAAAATTAGCCGATGTTATAGGAAGGAAACGGTGTATGCAAGTTATAGGATTCGGAATGTTGTTCAGTTTGATAGGGTTAGCATTCAGTAATTCTGTACCCCTAATGATAACGTTTCTAACCTGCATGTCCTACTTATTTTCTGCAACATCCTGCGTTTTCTCTATATATTTCACAGAAATTTGCGAGGATCataatagagcaaagttcggtAGTCTTTTAAGCACTTGTCTAATACTTGGACAATTATATAGTAATGCTATAGGTCCATTTCTAGGCATTCGTTACTATTCACTTCTTTTAGCAGCGCCTTTATTGccatttctaatatttttctttttcgcaCCCGAAACACCAATGTATCTATTTGCGAAAGGTAAAAAAGACGAATGTCTACAAGCTCTTCGAAAGCTGCGAAGTAATAAATCTGAAGGTGAGTTGTTAAATGATTTTAACAAAATCCTTGGTAATTTGACACTAGCAGAGAAAcatgagaagaagaatatatcaCAATTATTTTCGACTAAAGAAAGTAGATTCGGTTTTCTACTTGGTGTACTTTCTATGCTTTTCCAAACCATAAGTGGAGGTCCAATTCTCATTCCACTGATAGCTcctatttttaatcaatataatttgattatttccgGAGAAACTGTAGCTGTATCTATCAGTATCGTTAAAGTTATGAGTTTATTTCTAACATTCATGATCATTGAAAGAATTGGAAGAAGACCGTTACTGATTGTATCTTCTGCAGGATCAGGTATATCGATGTTATTATTAGGaacgtttttctattttttgattattgattCACCCCTATTCGATCAAGTTCAATGGTTACCATTTCCGGTtatcttattttattatcttgTGTACGGAATTGGACTTTGCTCTATACCAACTCCTATGATCAGTGTACTTTTCACTATTGAAATGCGATCAATGTCTAGTTCATTGGTATTCACTATAGAACATGTCTTGGTTGCTTCTTGTCAACTAGTTTATCCATTACTAGCTGAAAGTGTTGGTTCTCATTGGTGTATGTGGATATTTGCAATTAATTGTTTCATAGCAAGTTTAATACTTTATTGGCTAATGCCAGAAACTAGAGGAAAGAGCATTGATGAGATTCagcatatatttaaaaatcataGGTATTCTAAAACCATTTAA